A window of Companilactobacillus allii genomic DNA:
TTGAGCAACTTGGAAGAAGCAATGACTATCGCAAGTAAAGCGTCTTCATTCACTGTTCAGGTACAAGGAGCTCAGAATTCTATACCTTATAAAAAACAAGTTAAATTGTAATTTTTTATAGAAATTTACTTAAACAGATTTAGTTGGACAATTTGAAATGATGACGGATACATGTTAATATAGGTATGTATTTTTGAATGGTAAGTGGTTCGATTGGTTTTATTTAATAAAGGCTTTCTTCCATGATGTACCACGAGATAATGCACAAATATTAGTTATCAGGAGGAACAGTCTGATGGAACATGGAACAGTAAAATGGTTTAACGCAGAAAAGGGTTATGGTTTTATTACTCGTGAAGATGGTAGTGATGTATTCGTACATTTCTCAGCCATCCAAGGTGACGGTTATAAGACACTTGAAGAAGGTCAAGCCGTAACATTCGATATCGAAGATAGCGATCGTGGACCACAAGCTTCAAACGTTGTTAAGAACTAATAACATTTAAAGTCAGAAGCCAACTCGAAAAGAGTTGGCTTTTTTAGTACAATTTTTTTGACTATACAAAAAATTTACAATAAAGAAACATAAAATTTACATTGATTCGATACAATTAATATTTAGTTAAAGGAGTGTTGAAGTGATGCAGCAAAATACTGTCAATTGGAGAAAAAATTTTAAAATAGTATGGTTTGGCAGTATGATTACTGATCTTGGAAATGCTATGACTCTGCCTTTTATTGTTTTGTATATTGATACATTAGGCAATTTTACTAATTCTGAATTGAATATTTTGGGAGCCTTAGCATTTTCACTTACATATTTTGCCAAAGCAATCGTATCTCCATTATGGGGAAGATTGGCTGATCAAAAGGGACGAAAGTTGATGTGTCTTCGAGCTTCTGGAATAATGACGATTACGATATTTTTGGTAGGACTTTCACCTAATATTTGGTTTTTGTTATTTTTTAGAACACTTCAGGGGGCGTTTTCTGGATATATAAATAACGCCAATGCGCTTATATCAGTGGAAGCTCCTGTTGATAAACGTGGCAAAGTAATGAGCAAATTGATAACTGGTAGTATAACTGGGACACTAATGGGACCGCTTCTGGGTGGAATTTTAGCAAGCACAGTTGGTTATAGGGGATCTTTTTTTGTAACTAGTTTATTGATGGCAGTAGTATTTGTAACTACATTATTCGGAGTAAATGAAGAGTTTGTTCCTATAAAAAGGGATGATTTGAAGCCCGTAATTCCAATTATGAAAAAAATAGGTAGCGGATTTTTTATCTCTTTATTTGTTTCACTACTGACGATTCAAGCTACAACTAATGCAATTACACCAATGATAAGTTTGTTTGTGAAGGAGATAGCTCCTAATAGTCATAATTTGAATATCTTAACTGGTATTGTTTCGTCTGCACCGGGATTTGCCACTATAATAATGGCAGGATCAGTGGGTGGTTTGATTGATAAATTCGGTGCTCAGAGTATATTGATGACATTTTTGATCCTAGCAATATTTACTTTGTTTTTAACAAGCTTTATACAAAATGTTTGGCAATTTGCGACGTTACGATTTGTTCTCGGCATTGCTGACGCGGCACTACTTCCGGCCATTCAGATCTTGACTGTCCAAAATGTCCCACAAGATATTTTCGGGCGGATATTTAGTTATAACCAATCAGCACAAGCTATGGGAAGTGTTATTGGACCAATAATAGCAGCAACGATCGCCAATGGTTTGGGATATCGTAGCATCTTCTTATTTACTGGTGGATTGGAAATTATCGCTTTGTTATGTTGGCTAAGATATTATCGTGGTAAGAAGCAATTACAAAGAAAAGATTAAGTAAGGTCCCTTCGTCATATTTTTTTCAAATATATCAGCTATAATAGAAAATAATGACAAAAAAGGGATATTAAACAATTGCCGCAAAAAAGAAGATCCACTAGCCGTAAGAATTATCGGCGCCGAAAGAAAAATAATAATACATCTGTAATTACTGTGTTAATAATAGTTGCTGTAATTCTTGTGGGATTTTTTGGTTATCGTCGTTATACACAATATCGAGAAGAAACTAGAGTAGAAGAGGTTCATCAAGAACGTAATACTTTTGTAAAAAAAATCTCACCTTACGCAGTCACTTTAGGTAATGAATATGGCGTATTACCAAGTATTACTATTGCACAAGCTATATTAGAGAGTGATTGGGGCAACAGCACCTTAGCAAAGGATTATAATAATTACTATGGTGTAAAGGGAGATGATCCCAGCAATACCAAGGTATTACAAACAAAAGAGTATACAAATGGACAATGGATCACAATAAATGGACGTTTTAGAGTGTATGCGAATTTTAGAGAATCAATGAAGGATCATGCGGAGCTATTAGTAAATGGAACCACTTGGAATTCCGAACAATATAAACAAGTCATACAATCAAAGGATTATATTGATGCTGCTGTGGCACTTCAAACAGATGGATATGCGACTGATCCGGGTTACACAAGTAAAATTATTCGGATTATACAAAAATATAATCTAAAAAAGTACGATGAAGGTATCAAGTGAAAAACAAAATATGATAGACTCTAATTATTCTATAAATGGGGGATAACGTAGTGAAAGAATTAGAAGAAAGAATTAAAAAAGATGGTCGTGTGATTGGTAAAGATGTTCTGAAAGTAGATAGTTTTTTAAACCATCAAGTTGATCCAATGTTAATGGAAAAAATGGGTGAAGAGTTTTACAAGCGTTTTAAAGACTCTGGGATCAATAAAATTCTGACTGTAGAATCATCAGGAATTGCTCCAGCAGTTATGACAGGATTGAAATTTGGTGTACCAGT
This region includes:
- a CDS encoding cold-shock protein, with product MEHGTVKWFNAEKGYGFITREDGSDVFVHFSAIQGDGYKTLEEGQAVTFDIEDSDRGPQASNVVKN
- a CDS encoding MFS transporter, with amino-acid sequence MQQNTVNWRKNFKIVWFGSMITDLGNAMTLPFIVLYIDTLGNFTNSELNILGALAFSLTYFAKAIVSPLWGRLADQKGRKLMCLRASGIMTITIFLVGLSPNIWFLLFFRTLQGAFSGYINNANALISVEAPVDKRGKVMSKLITGSITGTLMGPLLGGILASTVGYRGSFFVTSLLMAVVFVTTLFGVNEEFVPIKRDDLKPVIPIMKKIGSGFFISLFVSLLTIQATTNAITPMISLFVKEIAPNSHNLNILTGIVSSAPGFATIIMAGSVGGLIDKFGAQSILMTFLILAIFTLFLTSFIQNVWQFATLRFVLGIADAALLPAIQILTVQNVPQDIFGRIFSYNQSAQAMGSVIGPIIAATIANGLGYRSIFLFTGGLEIIALLCWLRYYRGKKQLQRKD
- a CDS encoding glycoside hydrolase family 73 protein encodes the protein MTVLIIVAVILVGFFGYRRYTQYREETRVEEVHQERNTFVKKISPYAVTLGNEYGVLPSITIAQAILESDWGNSTLAKDYNNYYGVKGDDPSNTKVLQTKEYTNGQWITINGRFRVYANFRESMKDHAELLVNGTTWNSEQYKQVIQSKDYIDAAVALQTDGYATDPGYTSKIIRIIQKYNLKKYDEGIK